Proteins from one Mycteria americana isolate JAX WOST 10 ecotype Jacksonville Zoo and Gardens chromosome 1, USCA_MyAme_1.0, whole genome shotgun sequence genomic window:
- the BID gene encoding BH3-interacting domain death agonist, whose product MEQINGSVQIERALLYTFLEVSSDCKFREQLHSLQSQGIAPFPKGSYCYDDEVELQTDGNRSGHLQNGELVFDPEVNEEVVRIIAAQLAEIGDQFDKEIKARVVNDLVQHFLNENLSAEEITRRVSEAVEGLAQAIPSDMEQEKAMLVLAMVLTKKIANTMPSLLQRVFSTTVNYISQQLHNYIVRMLRE is encoded by the exons atCAATGGATCTGTCCAGATAGAGCGTGCGCTGCTGTACACCTTCCTGGAGGTATCCTCTGACTGTAAGTTCAGAGAGCAACTGCATTCCCTGCAAAGCCAGGGGATTGCGCCTTTCCCGAAAGGCAGCTACTGCTATGATGATGAGGTGGAGCTTCAGACTGATGGCAATCGGAGCGGCCACTTGCAGAATGGTGAGCTAG TGTTTGACCCTGAGGTAAATGAAGAAGTTGTCCGGATCATTGCTGCTCAGCTTGCTGAGATTGGAGACCAGTTTGataaagaaatcaaagcaagagTAGTAAATGATCTAGTGCAGCACTTTCTGAATGAGAATCTGTCTGCAGAG GAGATAACCCGGCGTGTGTCAGAGGCAGTGGAAGGTCTTGCACAAGCCATCCCCTCAGACATGGAACAGGAGAAGGCCATGTTGGTGCTAGCAATGGTCTTaactaaaaaaattgcaaatacaaTGCCCTCCCTTCTACAGCGTGTCTTCAGCACCACTGTGAACTACATCAGCCAGCAACTGCACAACTACATTGTCAGAATG